In the genome of Mauremys mutica isolate MM-2020 ecotype Southern chromosome 8, ASM2049712v1, whole genome shotgun sequence, one region contains:
- the DIRAS3 gene encoding GTP-binding protein Di-Ras3, which produces MPEQSNDYRVVVFGAAGVGKSSLVLRFVRGTFRETYIPTIEDTYRQVISCDKNICTLQITDTTGSHQFPAMQRLSISKGHAFILVYSVTSRQSMEELQPIYDQICQIKGDIQKIPIMLVGNKSDETQRELDASEGEALASKWKCSFMETSAKMNYNVQELFQELLNLEKRRTVSLQVDGKKSKQQKKKDKLKGKCSVM; this is translated from the coding sequence ATGCCAGAACAAAGCAATGATTACAGGGTGGTTGTGTTTGGCGCTGCAGGGGTTGGTAAAAGCTCCTTGGTCCTTCGCTTTGTAAGGGGAACTTTCAGGGAAACCTACATCCCTACCATTGAGGACACTTACAGACAGGTGATCAGCTGTGATAAGAACATCTGCACCCTTCAGATTACAGATACCACTGGCAGCCATCAGTTCCCTGCTATGCAGAGGTTGTCTATCTCCAAAGGTCATGCTTTCATCTTGGTGTACTCGGTCACCAGCAGGCAGTCCATGGAAGAACTTCAGCCAATCTATGATCAGATTTGTCAGATCAAAGGGGATATCCAAAAGATTCCAATAATGTTGGTTGGTAACAAGAGTGATGAGACCCAGAGGGAACTGGATGCCAGTGAAGGGGAAGCCTTAGCTAGCAAGTGGAAGTGTTCCTTCATGGAGACATCGGCTAAAATGAACTACAATGTACAGGAGCTCTTCCAAGAACTCTtgaatctggagaagagaagaactGTCAGTCTCCAGGTGGATGGGAAGAAATCCAAGCAGCAGAAAAAGAAGGATAAACTGAAAGGCAAGTGTTCTGTTATGTGA